The genomic stretch GATCATCAACTGCCTGCAAATCATTTCTTATCGGGAATAATTAAAAAAATCTCTGCCATGCCGCGCAACCCTGCCCTATCCCTGCCCGTATATTCTTACAGCGATCAGACAAAAAATCAGGAAATTAGTCAGTACAATCCCGGAGCTATTTTGGAGAACCTGCATGATATTATTGTGGCCTGTGCCAGGAATCAGAACGCCAGCCAGAAGCTGGTGTATGAGCAGTACTATGGCTTTGCCCTGAAGATCGTGTTCCGGTATATCTACCGCTATGATAGGGCGGTGGACGTGGTCAATGACGGATTTGTGAAGCTGTTCCGCCATATACACCGGTTTATCCTGGAGCCCGGCGATGAACACCTGGAGCAGCGGTTCATGGGCTGGATGCGGCGGATCATGATCAATGCCGCCATCGACCAGCTGAGAAGCAACAGCATGACGCCCGAAATTGGCGGCATCCCGGAAGATATCTGGGAAACCCCTGATAGATCCCTTTCGCCCGACCAGGCTCTTTTATATAAGGAACTCGTCTGTTTGGTTAAAGAACTGCCTCCTTCCTACAGGACGGTCTTTAACCTGA from Candidatus Pseudobacter hemicellulosilyticus encodes the following:
- a CDS encoding sigma-70 family RNA polymerase sigma factor translates to MPRNPALSLPVYSYSDQTKNQEISQYNPGAILENLHDIIVACARNQNASQKLVYEQYYGFALKIVFRYIYRYDRAVDVVNDGFVKLFRHIHRFILEPGDEHLEQRFMGWMRRIMINAAIDQLRSNSMTPEIGGIPEDIWETPDRSLSPDQALLYKELVCLVKELPPSYRTVFNLIVIDGLGHQEVANLLGISVGTSKSNLSRARTILQKRLKDLEAIYYAVYR